One genomic segment of Acomys russatus chromosome 6, mAcoRus1.1, whole genome shotgun sequence includes these proteins:
- the B3galt2 gene encoding beta-1,3-galactosyltransferase 2 codes for MLQWRRRHCCFAKMTWNAKRSLFRTHLMGILSLVFLFAMFLFFNHHDWLPGRPGFKENPVTYTFRGFRSTKSETNHSSLRNIWKETVPQTLRPQIATNSNNTDLSSQGVTGLENTLSANGSIYNEKGTGHPNSYHFKYIINEPEKCQEKSPFLILLIAAEPGQIEARRAIRQTWGNETLAPGIQITRIFLLGISIKLNGYLQHAILEESRQYHDIIQQEYLDTYYNLTIKTLMGMNWVATYCPHIPYVMKTDSDMFVNTEYLIHKLLKPDLPPRHNYFTGYLMRGYAPNRNKDSKWYMPPDLYPSERYPVFCSGTGYVFSGDLAEKIFKVSLGIRRLHLEDVYVGICLAKLRIDPVPPPNEFVFNHWRVSYSSCKYSHLITSHQFQPSELIKYWNHLQQNKHNACANAAKEKAGRYRHRKLH; via the coding sequence ATGCTTCAGTGGAGGAGAAGACACTGCTGCTTTGCAAAAATGACGTGGAATGCTAAAAGGTCTCTGTTCCGGACCCACCTTATGGGTATACTTTCTCTAGTGTTTCTTTttgctatgtttttatttttcaatcatcATGACTGGCTACCAGGTAGACCTGGATTCAAAGAAAATCCTGTGACATACACTTTCCGAGGATTTCGTTCTACAAAAAGTGAGACAAATCACAGCTCCCTTCGAAACATTTGGAAAGAAACAGTTCCTCAGACTTTGAGGCCTCAGATAGCAACTAACTCCAATAACACAGACCTATCGTCACAAGGAGTTACAGGACTGGAGAACACACTCAGTGCCAATGGAAGTATTTACAATGAAAAAGGTACTGGACATCCAAACTCTTAccatttcaaatatattataaatgagCCTGAAAAATGCCAAGAGAAAAGTCCATTTTTAATACTATTAATAGCTGCAGAACCTGGACAAATAGAAGCAAGAAGAGCTATCCGGCAAACTTGGGGCAATGAAACTCTAGCACCTGGCATCCAAATCACACGGATTTTTTTGTTGGGCATAAGTATTAAGCTAAACGGCTATCTTCAACATGcaattctagaagaaagcagacaATATCATGATATAATTCAACAGGAATATTTAGACACATACTATAATCTGACCATTAAAACACTAATGGGTATGAACTGGGTTGCAACATACTGTCCACATATTCCATATGTTATGAAAACAGACAGTGACATGTTTGTCAATACTGAATATTTAATACACAAGTTACTAAAGCCAGACCTGCCTCCTAGGCACAACTATTTTACTGGGTATCTAATGAGAGGATATGCACctaacagaaacaaagacagcaagtgGTACATGCCACCAGACCTTTACCCAAGTGAGCGCTACCCTGTCTTCTGCTCAGGAACTGGTTATGTTTTTTCTGGGGATCTGGCAGAAAAGATATTTAAGGTTTCTTTAGGTATCCGTCGTTTGCACTTGGAAGATGTGTATGTAGGGATCTGTCTTGCcaagttgagaattgatcctGTGCCCCCTCCCAATGAATTTGTGTTCAATCACTGGCGAGTTTCTTATTCAAGCTGTAAATACAGCCACCTAATTACCTCTCATCAGTTCCAGCCTAGTGAACTGATAAAATACTGGAACCATTTACAACAAAATAAGCACAATGCCTGTGCCAACGCAGcaaaggaaaaggcaggcaggtaTCGGCACCGCAAATTACACTAA